Within Metabacillus schmidteae, the genomic segment TATTGACAGGCTGTTAATAATGATAAACCTAAAACAGTGGTTGCTAATTTAGTTTTTATCAACAGTAGCACCTCCTCGTTTTTATCGTTTCCAAAGTTAAGGGAAAATTTCATAGCAATTGATGGTTGAGATCGTTTCGATTATGATAAGAATAGAGAATATAGATGAGGTGAAAAAATGATAACCGTTCAAAATCAATTCTTCGAGTTAGTCAAAGAAGAAAAAAGTGGATTTAATGAAGAGGCATTCAAAGAGAGATATAGCGAAATTTTAAATAAATATGACTTTATTGTAGGGGACTGGGGATATAATCAACTAAGGTTAAAGGGATTTTTTGATGACCAAAACCAAAAAGCTACATACGATACAAAAATAAGTACCCTTGAGGAGTATATTTTTGAGTATTGTAATTTTGGCTGTGCTTATTTTGTACTGAAAAAAGTAAAGAAGTGATGATAAAAAACCCCTTTACTTTGAAGTATAAGGGGGTTCTTCATTTTTATTTGGATCATCATGTGTTGGGTGTGCAGGAGCATCATGTCTTTCTAAATTTTGGTGTAATGATTTGTTCTCATAATTAAATGCACTGTAATAGCGTTGGCCTTCCCTCCAAGGAGTGCTTTTGTTGCTAACAGGCTCATATTTATTTCTTGGTGCCCCGTAAGGTCCTTCCGGAAGCTGCTCAGGTGTTAAAAAATTTCTCATTGTTTCAACATTTGAGAAGTCAGTGTATGTTTCTTTTTCCTTATCAACCATTCGTAATCACCTACCCTTTTTAGGTAGTTTTTACGAGTAGGTTTTTTTCATTCATTAGACGATCTCAAATAAGAAATCACGAAGCTCCTCTGCATCTTCTTCATTTAAATTGAATGCATGCTCGATGTAACCCGGTTCTTTTAAATCATCTTCTCCAATAATGGCAAACCGGTTACTTTGTATATCTAATACAAGTTGCTTTCCGTAATAGCGATCACTTTGAATTATCGCTAAGTCAAATCGTTGGTTATCACCCATAAAACTGACGAAACGCACTCTTGTTTCAACAGTATCATCATATAGAAAAAAACGTTCAGACATTAATCTCTCTCCTTCTATTGTAAGCTAAGGCTCATATAGTAATACTGATATCATAACAAATCCTTTTGTTCCGATAAATGATAGCGGTAATAAATTTTTCTGAGAAATCAGTCGAAACATAGAAAAATATGATAAAATATGACATACGTATATGGTGAATGTTAATGTCAGAAGGGTTGAGTACATATGATGAGTGGGTTTTGTGAAAAACATATAAGTAGATTGAAAAAGTGGAGTAAACTTTTTGTTCGTCAAAATAAATTAAGATATTATCCACCGAAATTTGTACTAAGAGACCCTATTTTAGAAGGTGTCTATCAAGCAATGACACATGGTCATCAAGTAGTTGTTGTCGTGATCACCATTTCAAACCTACGTGAATTTTCCCAACAATTTGAACCAGCACAATTAAAGGATTATAAAAGAGAGTTAAGGGAAGGATTTAAAGAAGTTCTTGAGCATTCTCCATTCTCTGAGGATCTTCTTGTTGTTCATGATTATTATAGTGAAGGTCTTACCATCTTTTTTAAAATTAATGATGACAAACAAAGTGTTATACATATTGAAAAATTAATTAGAAACCTTTTGCCAAAATTAGAAAGATATATGTATATAAAATATCCATATTTTAAGCAATCTTTTGAAGTGGGATATATGTTTATTGAAAGAGCTCATTCAACTATACAAGAATCACTATATACAGCTCAACAACAAGCTGTTTCTATGGCAGAAAAACGTATACAATCCCGATATATTGAAACACTACTTGAAATGCGCGATATTATTCAAAACCGGAATATTACATTGCTTGCTCAACCTATCATTGATTTATCAACTAATCAGATTAAAGCATGGGAATTTTTAACAAGAGGTCCTAAGGAAACAACCCTTGAAAATCCATTGCAATTATTTTCCCTTGCGAGACAGTCAAATTTAATTTACGATCTAGAACTGTTAGTTCTGGAAAAGTCTTTTGATTTAATTGATACTGTTGGCTGTGTGGATGATGTGTTTCTTAATTTTACTCCAATCACACTTGGTAATAAACGATTCATTGCAGGCTTAGACAAGTTGTTAACACGTTATCCTGATGTTACTCCAAAGAAAATCATCTTTGAAGTAACAGAAAGAGATTCTATTGAGGGTTTAAACTTTTTCCATGATAATATTAAGCAATTACGAAAAAAAGGGTTTCGGATTGCTGTTGATGATACAGGTGCTGGTTATTCCAGCTTACATACAATAAGTGAGATTCTTCCGGATATTATTAAGATTGACCGCTCAGTTATTCAAGATATTGATACGAGCAGGGTGAAGGAATCTATGTTAAAAGGACTTATTTTAATAGCTCGAGAAACAGGCTCTCTTGTAGTAGCAGAAGGAATCGAAAAAAAGGAAGAAGCAGATGTTCTGAAAAGAAATCAGGTTGATTTGGCTCAAGGTTATTTCTATGCAAAGCCTGGGAGTATGGAAAAAGAACGTGTTGCTTTATTATAGGAAGGTGATATTTTGTATTTTGTTGATCGAGATCTAATAGAAGCAAAGCTAAACTTTCTGGACAAAAAGATTAAACAATTTGAACATCAAGCTTCATGGAGCAGTGAAATTGAAAAAGCAGCTTTAGAGCGAATTTGTCATATGTTTATTGAGACAATTATTGATGTTGGCAATGCCATGATCGATGGCTTTATAATGAGAGATCCGGGAAGCTATGAGGATATTATTGACATCCTGCTCGATGAAAAAGTAGTAAATGAAGAAAATTCCCAAGATTTGAAGCAGATTATTTCTCTTAGAAAAAAGCTTGTACAAGACTATATTCAGGTAGATCATCAGGATCTACTAACAACTATTTCTTCCCACAAACAAGGCTTGGTTACTTTTTCATCTGATATAAGAAATTACCTTAAAAATGAACTAGGGCCGGTTTCTGCCTTTAAACCAGTAAATAAATAATATAGAAGCATAGGGTGACTAAGTGTCATCCTCTTTCTATTGAGGAAACAGGAGGAAGGTCAATTGAAAACCTATGGAGGTTACTTAATAGATTTAGATGGTACGATGTATCGAGGTACAGAGAGAATTGAAGATGCGAGTAGGTTTGTCCGTTATTTAGCAGAAAAAAACATTCCCTATTTGTTTGTTACAAATAATTCATCACAACCACCCGAGCTTGTAGCAAAAAAGCTTAATGAATTTGATATTTTGGCGACAGAAGATCGTGTGTTTACAACTAGCCAAGCCACAGCAAACTTTATTGCTCAAAAAAAAGCAAATGCTTCTGTTTATATGATTGGAGAAGAAGGCTTAAAACAAGCTCTACAATCAAGCGGACTTCAGATTGTAGAAGAAAATCCTGACTTTGTTGTCACAGGAATAGATCGGGATATTTCCTATGAAAAGCTTGCAAAGGCATGTATAGCGGTTCGAGATGGAGCGACCTTTATCTCAACAAATGCAGATATTGCTCTTCCTACAGAAAGAGGACTTTTACCTGGAAATGGAGCGTTAACCTCAGTTGTATCGGTTTCAACCAACACAAAACCGATTTTCATTGGAAAACCTGAGAAAATCATTGTTGAA encodes:
- a CDS encoding YutD family protein, with product MITVQNQFFELVKEEKSGFNEEAFKERYSEILNKYDFIVGDWGYNQLRLKGFFDDQNQKATYDTKISTLEEYIFEYCNFGCAYFVLKKVKK
- a CDS encoding cytosolic protein, with the protein product MVDKEKETYTDFSNVETMRNFLTPEQLPEGPYGAPRNKYEPVSNKSTPWREGQRYYSAFNYENKSLHQNLERHDAPAHPTHDDPNKNEEPPYTSK
- a CDS encoding DUF3055 domain-containing protein, translating into MSERFFLYDDTVETRVRFVSFMGDNQRFDLAIIQSDRYYGKQLVLDIQSNRFAIIGEDDLKEPGYIEHAFNLNEEDAEELRDFLFEIV
- a CDS encoding EAL domain-containing protein, giving the protein MSGFCEKHISRLKKWSKLFVRQNKLRYYPPKFVLRDPILEGVYQAMTHGHQVVVVVITISNLREFSQQFEPAQLKDYKRELREGFKEVLEHSPFSEDLLVVHDYYSEGLTIFFKINDDKQSVIHIEKLIRNLLPKLERYMYIKYPYFKQSFEVGYMFIERAHSTIQESLYTAQQQAVSMAEKRIQSRYIETLLEMRDIIQNRNITLLAQPIIDLSTNQIKAWEFLTRGPKETTLENPLQLFSLARQSNLIYDLELLVLEKSFDLIDTVGCVDDVFLNFTPITLGNKRFIAGLDKLLTRYPDVTPKKIIFEVTERDSIEGLNFFHDNIKQLRKKGFRIAVDDTGAGYSSLHTISEILPDIIKIDRSVIQDIDTSRVKESMLKGLILIARETGSLVVAEGIEKKEEADVLKRNQVDLAQGYFYAKPGSMEKERVALL
- a CDS encoding DUF86 domain-containing protein yields the protein MYFVDRDLIEAKLNFLDKKIKQFEHQASWSSEIEKAALERICHMFIETIIDVGNAMIDGFIMRDPGSYEDIIDILLDEKVVNEENSQDLKQIISLRKKLVQDYIQVDHQDLLTTISSHKQGLVTFSSDIRNYLKNELGPVSAFKPVNK
- a CDS encoding TIGR01457 family HAD-type hydrolase, with the translated sequence MKTYGGYLIDLDGTMYRGTERIEDASRFVRYLAEKNIPYLFVTNNSSQPPELVAKKLNEFDILATEDRVFTTSQATANFIAQKKANASVYMIGEEGLKQALQSSGLQIVEENPDFVVTGIDRDISYEKLAKACIAVRDGATFISTNADIALPTERGLLPGNGALTSVVSVSTNTKPIFIGKPEKIIVEQAIQVLGIDPDQVIMVGDNYDTDIKAGMNCGLDTLLVHTGVTTKGHLERYDQKPTYSVDSLTEYLHLLDM